A stretch of the Argentina anserina chromosome 6, drPotAnse1.1, whole genome shotgun sequence genome encodes the following:
- the LOC126800518 gene encoding pectinesterase-like: protein MATIKEFLAQVSQSKNHKKLFLALIATVLLVAAVIGIVTGVNSKNSNNESLTAAHAIVKSSCSSTLYPELCFSTLATSAATTNVTSLKDVIGLSLNITITAVQHNFFTIEKLIKKLVKSLTKREKCALHDCLETIDETLDELHEAVKDLLQYPSNNKTLTAHADDLKTLISSAITNQETCLDGFSHAEADKIVRKSLEKGQKYVEKLCSNALAMIKNMTDNDIANEMKAMSSTTNRKLKEEHSDGWPEWLSAADRHLLQSSSVTPNVIVAADGSGNYKTVSAAVAAAPSKSSSRYVIRIKAGVYKENVDVPKAKTNIMFLGDGRTTTIITGSRNVVDGETTFNSATVAAVGAGFLARDITFQNTAGPSKHQAVALRVGSDLSAFYRCDILAYQDSLYVHSNRQFFEGCFIAGTVDFIFGNAAVVLQNCDIHARKPNSGQKNMVTAQGRTDPNQNTGIVIQKSRIGATSDLQAVKGSFKSYLGRPWKEYSRTVIMQTSITDIIDPAGWLEWSGTFALDTLFYAEYANTGAGAATSKRVTWKGYKVITSATEAQAFTPGRFIAGGSWLSATGFPFTLGL from the exons ATGGCCACAATCAAGGAGTTTCTTGCCCAAGTGTCCCAATCCAAGAACCACAAGAAGCTCTTCTTGGCCCTTATAGCCACCGTTCTACTAGTCGCCGCAGTTATCGGCATAGTCACCGGAGTTAACAGCAAAAACTCCAACAATGAGTCCCTCACCGCTGCTCACGCCATCGTCAAATCCTCGTGCAGCTCCACCCTCTACCCCGAGCTATGCTTCTCCACCCTCGCAACATCTGCCGCCACAACCAACGTCACTAGCCTCAAAGACGTCATCGGGCTGTCGCTGAACATCACCATCACGGCGGTGCAGCACAACTTCTTCACCATTGAGAAGCTGATCAAGAAGCTCGTAAAGAGCCTCACCAAGCGTGAGAAGTGCGCCTTGCATGACTGCTTGGAGACCATTGACGAGACGCTGGATGAGCTCCATGAGGCGGTTAAGGATCTTCTTCAGTACCCGAGCAACAACAAGACTCTGACTGCACATGCCGACGATCTTAAGACGTTGATAAGCTCCGCCATTACCAACCAGGAGACTTGTCTCGACGGGTTTTCTCACGCCGAAGCTGATAAAATTGTTCGGAAATCCCTGGAGAAGGGTCAG AAATATGTAGAAAAGTTGTGCAGCAATGCGCTGGCCATGATTAAGAACATGACCGATAACGACATTGCAAACGAGATGAAAGCCATGTCCTCGACGACTAACCGAAAGCTAAAGGAGGAACATTCAGACGGATGGCCGGAATGGCTGTCCGCCGCAGATAGACATCTCTTGCAGTCGTCCTCTGTCACACCAAATGTAATCGTGGCAGCCGATGGAAGTGGAAATTACAAGACGGTTTCGGCAGCAGTGGCGGCCGCACCGTCGAAGAGTAGCAGCAGATACGTGATCAGAATCAAGGCCGGTGTGTATAAAGAAAATGTGGATGTGCCAAAGGCCAAGACGAACATAATGTTCTTAGGTGACGGGAGGACTACCACAATTATTACCGGAAGTAGAAATGTGGTCGATGGAGAGACAACCTTCAATTCTGCCACGGTTG CGGCGGTTGGTGCGGGATTCTTAGCCCGAGACATCACCTTCCAGAACACTGCCGGACCCTCAAAGCACCAAGCAGTTGCTCTCCGTGTCGGTTCCGATCTCTCGGCCTTCTACCGTTGTGACATTCTTGCGTACCAAGACTCCCTCTACGTCCACTCGAACCGTCAGTTCTTCGAGGGTTGCTTCATTGCGGGTACGGTCGATTTCATCTTTGGCAATGCTGCAGTTGTGTTACAAAACTGTGATATCCATGCGCGAAAGCCCAACTCTGGGCAGAAGAACATGGTCACAGCACAAGGGAGAACCGACCCCAACCAGAACACCGGCATTGTGATCCAAAAATCAAGGATCGGTGCCACTTCCGACCTGCAAGCTGTGAAGGGAAGCTTCAAATCATACCTCGGGAGGCCATGGAAGGAGTACTCGAGGACTGTGATTATGCAAACATCTATTACTGATATCATAGACCCTGCCGGGTGGCTCGAGTGGAGTGGGACTTTTGCCCTAGACACATTGTTCTATGCTGAGTACGCTAACACTGGAGCTGGAGCTGCGACTTCAAAGAGAGTGACATGGAAGGGGTACAAGGTGATTACAAGCGCCACCGAGGCTCAGGCTTTTACACCAGGGAGGTTTATTGCTGGTGGAAGTTGGTTGAGTGCTACTGGTTTTCCATTCACCCTTGGTCTGTAG